GAAACATCACCATTTTGGTTGGTTGGTGCGTTAAAGTACGTTACATAATTTGAAGATGATTTAAAATCAGTTAGCAATGTTTTACGTTGACAAAATCTATTGGCAGTAACAGTTACGTATTGCTTCATGACGCGAATATGAACAACAGCGAGAATCGTCCCGTTGAAAAGTCGTCTCGCATTAACTGGAATGCCTAAAAACCCCAGATTCCAATTTTCAACCTGGGATCGAACAAATATCatagttacgtcataattgcaTCTTTCTTCGGTTAAGATCATTGCCAGGAAGTgtaaatttatcacatgtcTGTTCgcaaatgatgtcataaagcaacaaaattacttcagaaaacaaaagttgGCGACGATGTAGGAGGATTGCCATTTTATAAGATGTCGATGTGATCTACTTTTTAATATATGCTTTGTATCAGAATTGCAGGTTTAATATTTGCTGAAGTCAAAGTCATAAAATAACGAAGGACAAATAAAATCGAAAGGCCACACACTTCAATATAGAAGCTTCTTTGGCTAAGTTACTGTAAATgattcacaaattttgttttaaaaacgcttttataacATTTGACATTCATAACGTGTTATATACGTTTACTTGCTGCTGGTAGGCTACATAATAggaaaaaacactaaaaatcGTATTTCTTGTACAGTTTAGTGTAAAAGCGAAATAATTACCTTGTTCTATTTGTTCTGGCTAAcctaagcaaaaaaattatgaatcaACACAGCTTTTATTGcgtaataataaataatgttaaaacgtattgttatcaaacaaaattacccTTTGTTCTGTAtagaataataattattataaaaaacaCAGGAAACAACCATTATTTTGCTTCGTGTACAAGCGATTACTTAAGACCAGCGCAGCAAATGATATatagtcgaatccgcttaattcggacaccggataactcggacaaccgctttattcggccgaAATGCTCgagaacggaacaaaagtaaaaattgaacgtaaaaaaaaacctgttaattcggacaattctccgcttaattcggacacaggttcgcaattcctatcgttaggttatgagtatgacaaaataaacagtacttcgttcgttttaacacaagatgcagttgcattatgagtgattatggtgaaacaatgacgatcgatgcagtaacaatcgataatgaactcatataaggccgtgccagcttcatagtcgcttttacttcggtacaattgcgtccatcttgtaggacaaaattgtacagaaaagtttagcaaaaaaagtgaaattgttcactaaagtaaacgaagaaaaaaataaagacgcTTGCTTCACAGTTGGGCAGTTAGCTGCGTTGGTGGGGATATCAAAAAGTGCGTATATGTGTGTGTTACAcagtaatatacagtatttgttgaatcgtttggtatcgaaatactgtacaatacaaCTAACCTGAAGGTATaactcttgtgcgttttatgcgatcagtgccaattactgcagtatagcgcagctgcaattcatttattacgcaacagtacagtattttaaatgcgttgtttgcCTTTACACATGACCATCAAACGagcaattgattttccgcttaattcggacaaagccgtttctccgcttaattcggctataagtgagcggaaccaaagtgtccaattaagcggagtcgactgtacaACGTACACATAAAAGCTAGGAATAATCGTAGCGCCAACACGTGAGGTAGAAATAAAGGCAACCGGATCGGTTATTGATACGAGATAAGGCGTGGGGACGGTCAATGAGGTCATAAAATTGCGTAAATGTGTGGTCAGACGAGTAGTTGTGAGCCAGGACCTTGGGTAGATACAAACTTgtcctaaaaaatatttttatcttgtaGGCCGTGTATAATCAGTATCTGCTGTAAGTTGAGATTGCGATCTCTCCAATGCTGGGCTGCAAGGTCACTCACAAGTAGTCGAGAAGCTTCAACACGCATCAGGTCGCATGGAGCTGGATTTTGTGTCTGGCTGGTGTTGGAATAAGCTGCATTTCGCTTTCAGTGAATTATCtcgcaaaattgtttcaaaattaaaacttgtagaaGCAGTGCTGAGGCTGATGCACGTGACAACATTTGAAAGAGCGAGAGCAAAAAATTCGACCAGAAGTCCTTTGAAACTACACCGCggttattttgtattttatattattaccGCTGTTATTTTGCGAGTGAcgcaaaaaatattatctaCGAGTGCATCAAAATACGGCttaaaaacgtaaagttttgacaaaattcagtaaatttagaaaaacatgAGCCGAGTTAAAACATTCGCTATAGAACAGAAGTTAATAAACGAACATTAACACGAATACATCGTATATCGGCTTCACCACAATGAAGGAAAGTCAAAGGTCAACCATAGAGTTGTGAAACTTCCTTTCACTCTACACTGACAGCGTTAAATTGTTTCGAAAGAGAATCTCTCTCAAAACCCCGTCCCCGCCCCTGTAACGTCACTCTCCGCCAGTGCCCGGGAGAAGTTGGAAGTTCTTGAGAACGACCGGATAACTGGATATCGGGGTCGAGTAGGAACCAATTCGGTGAATGTGGACGTGGATAGGGTATTTGGAGTATTCACTTGGGTATTAGGAGGTGGATAGGGGCGAGGCAGCCCTGGTTAAGAGGGATGTCGTAGCCCACCATGCACTTGAGGCAGTAGATGATGGCAGACTTGTTGATCGCTTTCGGCGCGTTCAACTTGTTTATCACCATAGGGGATGTCCCCTCGAAATCGAACGTCGCGCTTCCCTCCTTCAAGTCGATCTCCACCCGGAGGTTGATCACTGATCCGTAGTCCATCTTGTCCGACTCGCGAAGTACGCCGTCCGTTGTCATGGAGACTTTGCGCAGCAGATTTCTGACCGCGACCTCGGCGTGGTGTTGGATGTGTGCCATGTAAGCTTGGACCACTTCCAACCCGTAACTCGATATAAGCTCCTGGACCAGGTGGATTCCCTAAACAGAAAGCTTCGTTGTAATGTCTGTGATTGATacagttgtgacgtcacaaagacacTTACCTTCTGGTTAGCGACAACTAGCGCTCTCAAGTCGGCCAGGTGGCCATGGAGATTGTGGGTCCCGCTGCAACGAGCAAAATCGCCGGGGAGCATGAGAATCGCTGTCACTTCTGTGAGGTCacaagtaaaaacaagttcaacagggtttaaaaataattctgACTTATTAGAAAACCAGAAACCAATTCATCGTTTCACTTAACAACTaccatgaaacttttcagcatcatatgatatgataaaGCAGTCATTCACAACATTATCACAATCACAACGCATCATAAATCACAATCTTCGCATAATGTTTCAGTAGTGGTTGGTTAACACAAACACCATtgttaaacaacaacaatgaaatgtttcaaacatcatatgataaactttgtgattagatctataacatttatcacatGGTCATACTCACGGTGAGATCAGGAAGATGAACTCCTTCAGCACATGGATGATTGGAGAGAATGCAATCTCCCTTATTGATCTCTATCGCCCACGTCTGGTACTGCACACCATCCTGCATGGCCCCTAGGTGGACTGGGATGTGAGGAGCGTTGGAAACAAGACCACCATCGGGTCCGAAAAGAGCGCACGAGAAGTCAAGTAGCTCCTGTCGGTTCATGTAATGTTACACAAAGAATATTGAGTGTTTTCACGACACAGAATGATCATAATAGAATTACAACTGCTCAGTTATCAAGAACATATTTGCACAAGCAAGTCTGGCAATATACACACGACTATACAGGACTTTCAACAGCTGAACTacagataaaatgtcaagggccgagaaatcttggtgcaataaattcgCAGAAATTAGACCAAACAAGTAAAAGCAGTTTTGGACGATTATCTAGACCAGTGATGCACACAGCAGTCTCCAGCTTAAGTACGCAACTTAAATCTGGTCGGTTTGTGCGTAGTTcgcaatgtttttgttatttcttccCTTGAAGTGTGCACAGTGACAGAACTACACATCGCAATCAACCCTTTTAAGCCGTAACAATTACACAAGTATATTTTAGTCTGCTGGGTTTACGGTTATGACAACAAATGCACAGCTTGGTCTTTGAGAtgaactttttaatttagattaGTAAAGTAGGCCTAAGTATCAAACTTGTAATCGCGAATAAGTTACCAGGTCAGTGGATTCAAATCTGCATGCACTATATACAACGCTTGCATGAGATGGGTGCAGTAGTGAGCTAGCCTGCAGtaaaattgtacaagtttttgcaGATGAAATGATTGTGTTAGGTAGTGAGTATAATTGCACAGTAGCTTACTCCTAGTAATCCTGTACTTTTAACTGCGCATGATGTCAAGCATTTAagtcagtgtttctcaaactttttgcgatcgcgtaccactcattcgttttttttgctacactgcgtaccacctggctcctgaatgacttattttactcaaatgtaccggtatttattagttattaccgttattactataccataaatccaatgaatagcaagaaaacacaatttaatttgaaagatgcaactgtttcttcagcacaagcttgtctatccggggcaacacattattcacagcacatcgaaattcatgttcagcggtacgcggtaccacttaaaaagctctcgcgtaccgctagtggtacgcgtaccacagtttgagaaccactgatttaaGTGAATCTCAGAGATTAGAAGTTATCACCGGGTTGAGGGAGCCAGCTCCTCCAAGTAAGTAAAGTTTTGCTCGGAAGGACGAAGTGAGTGAAGACATTATTCCAAAGGTTTAGAAGAATCATCAAGAAGTTATTCGAAAATGATATCCTTTGAGGTCTGAAgagaccaaaacaaaacaatttcaagcaTCTGTTGGTCAATTTTCTGAACTGGAGGATATGT
The Clavelina lepadiformis chromosome 4, kaClaLepa1.1, whole genome shotgun sequence DNA segment above includes these coding regions:
- the LOC143453387 gene encoding 5-oxoprolinase-like — protein: MLPGDFARCSGTHNLHGHLADLRALVVANQKGIHLVQELISSYGLEVVQAYMAHIQHHAEVAVRNLLRKVSMTTDGVLRESDKMDYGSVINLRVEIDLKEGSATFDFEGTSPMVINKLNAPKAINKSAIIYCLKCMVGYDIPLNQGCLAPIHLLIPK